The genomic interval GGATCATCAATTCGGACAGCAAGGCAGGGTCTTTCGGCTTTTCCTCAAACCGGAAAATGCGGCGATCCTTGTCGCTGTGCATGATGCCGAAGCCGGATGCCGCCGCCCGATCGACCGGCGTGGTGCCCAGGGTGAGGTCGGCGCCCGATTCGACGTGGCGCCGCAACAGGTCCCGGTAATCCATTCGATAGAGTTGGTCGCCGCTCAGGATCAGATAGTAGTCGTACGGCCCTTCCAAAAAGTAGCGAAGGTTCTGCCGCACGGCATCCGCCGTTCCTTGGTACCAGCGGGCCCCTTCCGGCGTTTGTTGCGCCGCCAGAATCTCGACGAAACTCTTGGTGAAATTGTCGAATTTGTAGCTCGCGTGAATGTGGCGGTGCAAAGAGGTGCTGTTGAACTGGGTCAGTACATAAACTTGCCGAAGGCCCGAGTTGAGGCAGTTGCTGATCGGAATGTCGACGAGGCGGTACTTGCCGGCGAGCGGCACGGCGGGTTTGGAGCGATCCTTGGTCAGGGGGAACAACCGGCTGCCGGCGCCACCGCCCATGACGACGGCCAGGGTGCAATTTTGTAGGGATGACACGTCCATATTCAGACAAGTGAACCAGGTCCGTACAAGTGATGTCGGTTCGTTGCCCGTCATCTTGCAAGCCGCGGAAATCTTTGTCACGATGGTTTTTTCTTTATGTGTGGCATTATTGGATACGTAGGTTCAGAAGACGCGACGCCCATACTTGTCGACGGGTTGCGAAAACTCGAGTACCGCGGGTACGATTCGGCCGGAGTTGCGCTATTGAACGGCCATGGCCTTCAAGTCAGAAAGCGGGCGGGCCGGATCAGTAACCTGGCGCAGTTGCTCCAGGAACGACCGGTTCACGGCACCACCGGACTCGGTCACACCCGCTGGGCCACCCACGGCGGCGTCACCGATGCCAACGCCCACCCGCACCTGGACCAGAGCGGCAAGCTGGCCCTCATCCATAACGGCGTCATCGAAAATTTCCAGGCGCTGCGTGATCAGCTCACCGATCAAGGCGACACTTTCCGGACGGAGACCGATACTGAAGTCCTGGCGCATCTGATCGGCGGCATTTTCGACAGAATGCCCGGCCCCCGCGACAAAGCGACCCTCCTTGAAGCGCTGCGTTCGGCGCTCAAACAGGTGTCCGGCACGTACGGGTTGGCCGTTATGCATGTCGACGTGCCCGGAGTCATCCTCGCCGCCCGCAGGGGCAGCCCGCTGATCCTCGGCATCGGCAAAGGGGAACATTTTGTCGTCAGCGACGTCAGCGCCATTCTCGGGCACACCCGGGACGTCGTTTACCTGGACGACTACGATCTGGTGACCATTGAACGGGACTGCTTCGACATCACTTCCCTGGCCGGCGCCGGCACCCGCTTTGAGGTCAGTAAGGTCGAGTTCACGAGCGAGGACGCCGAACGGGGCGATTTTCCGCATTTCATGCTCAAGGAAATCTTCGAGCAGCCCGAATCGACTCGCGATGCCATGCGCGGCCGGCTCTCGGACCAGGAATCAACCGCCAAACTTGGCGGACTGAACATGACCTCTCGCGAATTGCGGGACATCGAACGCATCGTGCTCACCGGTTGCGGAACGGCATTCCATGCCGGCCTGGTCGGCGAGTACCTCATCGAGAGCCTCGCGCACCTGCCCGTGGAATGCGAGTTTGCCAGCGAGTTCCGGTACCGTAACATGCCGATGGAAAAAGGTACGCTCGTCTTCGCCATCAGCCAGAGCGGCGAGACCATCGATACCCTCGCGGCCCTCCGCGAGAGCAAACGCAAAGGCCACCGGACCCTGGGCATCTGTAACAACGTCGGAAGCACCCTGGCGAGGGAAAGCGACGGAGGCGTCTACATGCACGCCGGACCGGAGATCGGGGTCGCCGCGACCAAGTCGTTCACCTCGCAGGTCACCGTGCTGGCCTTGCTTGCCCTCCTGCTGGGTCGTATCCGTCACCTGTCGAGTGCGCAGGGAATTGAGGTGATCCAGGCGTTGGAGACCGTGCCGGACAAGATCCGCCAGGTGCTCGCTGAGACCGAAAAAATCAAATACCTGGCCGAGAAATACGCTGATGCGGCCGGGTTTCTGTTTTTTGGCCGGCAACAGAATTACCCCATCGCAGTCGAAGGCGCGCTGAAACTCAAAGAGATCAGTTACAAATTCGCCGAGGGACACCCGAGTGCCGAACTCAAGCACGGCATCATCGCGCTGGTCCGGCCGGAGGTGCCGTCCGTCATGATCATGCCGGATGATGCCGTGTTCGAAAAGAACGTCAATAACCTGGAGCAGATCAAGGCCAGAAACGGCAAGGTGATCGCGATCGCCACTGAGGGCCGGAAAGATCTGGCGAAAATCGTCGATGACATCATCTATATTCCAAGGTGCCCGGATTACGTCGCGCCGATTCTAACCGCGATCCCGTTGCAGCTCTTCGCTTATTACCTCGCCGTGCATCTCGGCTGCGACGTCGACAAGCCGCGTAACCTCGCCAAGAGCGTCACGGTGGAATAGAGATAGCCAGGCAGCCAGATAGATAGATAGATAAGCGGCCGGCCAAACACGGCGCGACCCTCGACGCCAAAAACCCGAACGGCTCCCCACCGTTGACGCCCGCTTGGCTTGGCGCACGCCTTCAGGCGTCCCGAGGGGACGCAACCCCGGAGGAACGCCCGCACAGCACAGGGACTGAAGTCTCTGCCTAACCTCAGCCGTCCCTACGGGACCAAGGCCACGCCCGTCCGTCCGTCCTTAACTATTGACCTTCAGGAAAGCAAAGTCTCGAGCAGAAGGTGCGTTAGACTCAGAGCTACCCTTTCCAAATACGGATATTACTTAACTGAAGATCAATAAATGGCAGTGGGGTGAACTCTGGGCTAAGGTCTCCCGGCCCATTGGGTCTAAGAACCGACTCAACCCCCTGCGGATCATCCTCCGGCGTGCCTTCTATTGGGCCTTCACTGATAGAATCAGATCCGGCTAGTTGCGGCAACTGCCGGTAAAATGCCGGGTTAGACTACACCATGCTTTAGCGATCCTATCCCTTAAACCTCAACAATGCTAATGCCGGAGACTTCATCAACGATACTGAAGGCAAAATTGCATCGAAGAAACGGAGGGGTGAGGTCCAGTGACTTGACCCGGAAACAGCCGGGGATCTTTGGATGGCGCCCTGCCGCCCTGGCCGGCCTCATACCGGTTCGACCCGTCCGATGGCGATCGCTAAAGCGGTGAACCCTTCAGAAGGCGCAAACTGGAAAGCGACGGGATTACCCGAGGGATTAACCTTGAAATTGATGAAGCCCGAGCCGATGCCGGATGCAGATTTGCCGTCCCCGGTTGCGCGCGTGTCATCAAAGTGCGGCCGGTCGGCGGAATCGTACACGCGGACAGAATAAATTCCGGAATCGTTGGCGGCCGGCGTTTCGGCGACGAAGAGCACGTGCCCCGTGTTATGCCCTGGTTCGATTTGTGCGAATCGCCACGCGATGAGGTCTCCCCGGCGCGCGTCCCGCAGGAAATCGATTTTATGCCACCCGCCCGTTGATTCCGGGGTCAGCGAATTGAAGAAATCATAGTACTTGAATGCGCGCGGCCGCGGTTGGTTCGTCTCCTTTGGGACCTGCGCGTAATGGTCAGGTGCGGCCCGCTCCAGAACGAAGCCCACGAACCCGTTGCAATCGCAATCGTAGATTCCCCTGTCCACGTCGATGCGTTCGTGGTGCTGGTAGTCGGTCTGCTGCAGGTTGTTCACCACGAACTCGGCCTGCTCAGCGATCTGCCCGGAGAGCGACTCTTTTGACGTCGTTGTCATATGAAGATCCCACTGGTGACCTGAATAGAAGGAAGTTACCCGTTCAGTCCGGTAGGGCGGCGATTCGTGCCGAGCCCTTAAGCGGCACGAGCGTGTATTTGCGTTGCGCCCCGTCGGCGGTTCCCCCGGTGGTGGTTGCGGTCTTGATTCCGAAGCTGCGGAACGGCTGTTTCTTCGTTTCGCCCATGTTCACCGGCGGCAACGCCAAAGAGAATTTCAGAAAATGCTCGGTTCCTCCGAGGACTTCGACCGGTCCTAACGTCACGCTGATCAGCGATCCGACCGGCGCGTCCTGGACCTCGATTTTGTCACTGAAAAAGGCGAAACTGCCTTCCGGCCCGTTGTAAGTGAGCTCGGGGCCGGTTCCCGGCTGACCCGGGAGGATGGGGCCGGGCCGATCAGGGTAGTAGGTTATCACCGTGGTACCCTCATCGTGCGTGAAGGTAAATTCATTGGCTTGTGGTGTGTTCATGCCTTTAACGTTCCAGGTTAGATTGATGGTAGGTGCGCCAGGTCGGCTTTTGTACCTTCCCCAGCCCCCTCCCGGTGAACCGGGTGGGTTTGGGCTACCGTCGCGGCCGTCCTCAGCGGCGCACCCGTCCCTTTGGGAGACGGTGGCGGCGCGTCGTCGGCACGCGCCCGGCGAGCAAGACGCGCACGTGTTCACCCCGTACAACGTGAACACAGGTCCCGGGTTTCATGCCGGTTGGGAAAAATCGAAAAATGCGTACCGACGGTGATCAGGATCGGCAAATGCCCCACGATCGAGAGCTGAGGGAAAGCCGGAAAGACGCTGACCGATACCTGCAATACCCGCTTCAGAGAGCGGGCAGGGGGTCAGATCTCGATTCTGGAGCTTTGTACGCGTCTGCATGGTCGGGTGCAGCGCACGCTCGGCCGTCAGTTATGGCGCGATCCTTGCCCACCGGGGTACTCCAGGATGTTGAAGATTGAGGTTGTCGGCGCGGACGGGCACTTGGGTGCACGCCCGTGGGATTGACCGCGGGGCGCGCGCTGCGGATTTGGCGCGCTTCGGCCACCGGCCCCGGCCCGGAAGGCGGCGGCCGTTGACCGGTTTTCCTGGGGGGTCACGCTTCCTTTCCTGGATCGTCGGCTTCCGGCACCCCATCGTCGTGGTTCCAGCCGCACGCGCGGCAGGGGGCCTGCCTCTCGTCTTCCGGGTTGAGGCCCTGTGGATCGCCGCACCGATGGCAGGTGCCGGCGGGCAGGGCGTCGCAGAGCCTGTGGGTCCCTTCGCCGGTCTCCGCATTAGCGTAGCGGAATACACCCCAGCCGCCGCAGGCCTTGCAGTGGTGGGGCCAGCGGGCCATCCAGGCTTCAGCGGGGCTCTCTTGCGGCTGTTCGCATTGGTTGCTCATGGACGTTTGTTTTTTCCATGCTCGCGGGCCGACCGGTTAACGGTTGTTGTTGGACAGTGACGGGCGTGGAGCCTGATACCATTTACACGATTATCTCGGTAGAATTCCGGCGGGAGGAGGTGCTGCCGGATGCTCCGCACAGCGTTACATCGGTCTTAGGCCCAACGGGCCGGGGGAACATAGCCCAGGTTTTACCCTGGGTAACCGTAAAATCACGGTCGAGCCCTGAAAGGGCGGCAGAACCCGTAAGCAACGCCTTGTGCCGCCCCTTCAGGGCTAATTCGGGGGGAAGGAAAACGCCTTCTCAGGGTAAACCCTGGGCTATGTTCCTTTGGCCCTTCAAGCCATCAAACCGGCACCCGGCCCGTTGGGCCTCGGCTGTTTATACGGTTTACTAGGTGTAACTCCGGCAGAACGCCTGGCGAGGAAGACAAGATTTTACCTCCATGGCCGTCGAAATGGTATGAGATCGATTCAACCGGCCACGGAGCATCCTCCGGCGCCGGCACCCCCCCCTGAGCCGGCATTCTACCGGAATACCTCTCTGAATGGTATAAGGCGGATCGGCAGCCGGCGCCGGTAAACCCTTCCGGCGCTTCCGCGTTCAGCTGATTTCAAAGGAGAAAGCGCGGTTCATTCTACGCATTAGATAACAATAAGAAACGCTGTTTTAAACGTATCGAATTCGACGGGATGATACCAGGTCCCGTAATGAACCGCCGAGTTTGAAATTGCACCCCGACATCACCTCACCCGCGTGGGCCGGGCCATCTTCCCCGGGACGGCTGGCCCGCGGGGCCAACCACCGGCCATGGCGTTACCGGGTTGCACGAGGCTCATGGCCATCGCCCGAGCTCTCGTCAGGCGAGGAATGATCCGAACGGACCTTGAGTGAGGAGTCTGGTAACGGCCGGGCATGGCCGTCAATGATGATGGCTCCGGAATCACCGCGTCCAGAATCAGGGCCGCCGGCGAGTTCGGGTGACGCCGCCATTTCCTGCTTGAAAGCGGCAAGGTCGGTCAGATACGTGGCTGCCATGGGATCGCCGGCCAGGCGCTCTTCCAGCGCCTGGCGCTCCACTGGATCTGCAACTTCGCCTTCAAGCTTGGCGACGATATCGTTATAGCGAGTAGCGTGATCGAATTTTGGAAGACGCCCCTGGCCGGTCTCGGCCAGCCGGTGTCCAGTCATCAGCTCGAGCTTGAGACGGCGCTCCTCGGGGTGCTTGGCGAGATAATCGCTGAGCGCTATGAACTCGTCGGGGTTGAGCTCCCGCCGGTAGTAGCGCCGGAGTTGATCGTCCGTGGGTGCAAATTCTTCAGGCATGTAAAGAGAAACGGCCTTTCAGCACGACACGTCAGCGCGCAGGCT from Verrucomicrobiota bacterium carries:
- the glmS gene encoding glutamine--fructose-6-phosphate transaminase (isomerizing), with translation MCGIIGYVGSEDATPILVDGLRKLEYRGYDSAGVALLNGHGLQVRKRAGRISNLAQLLQERPVHGTTGLGHTRWATHGGVTDANAHPHLDQSGKLALIHNGVIENFQALRDQLTDQGDTFRTETDTEVLAHLIGGIFDRMPGPRDKATLLEALRSALKQVSGTYGLAVMHVDVPGVILAARRGSPLILGIGKGEHFVVSDVSAILGHTRDVVYLDDYDLVTIERDCFDITSLAGAGTRFEVSKVEFTSEDAERGDFPHFMLKEIFEQPESTRDAMRGRLSDQESTAKLGGLNMTSRELRDIERIVLTGCGTAFHAGLVGEYLIESLAHLPVECEFASEFRYRNMPMEKGTLVFAISQSGETIDTLAALRESKRKGHRTLGICNNVGSTLARESDGGVYMHAGPEIGVAATKSFTSQVTVLALLALLLGRIRHLSSAQGIEVIQALETVPDKIRQVLAETEKIKYLAEKYADAAGFLFFGRQQNYPIAVEGALKLKEISYKFAEGHPSAELKHGIIALVRPEVPSVMIMPDDAVFEKNVNNLEQIKARNGKVIAIATEGRKDLAKIVDDIIYIPRCPDYVAPILTAIPLQLFAYYLAVHLGCDVDKPRNLAKSVTVE